The Tachyglossus aculeatus isolate mTacAcu1 chromosome 13, mTacAcu1.pri, whole genome shotgun sequence sequence gattGTTCTGAAtcgatcccagagcttagtacagtgtctggcacaaagtaagcatttagcccattgttgggtggggaatgAGGGATATATagagagaggaaataagggctgttAGAGCTGGAGGGAGAATTGAGCTGGCTGACTGTTAAAACTGGAACTGGGTGGGGGTGTGGGTCTGGGCTTCTCAAATTAatcttctccctctggcttgtttccctctcccactcctgtgCCCAGTGCCCTTTCACCTGAGGAAGCAACTTGTCTGGAACGGGAAGGAGAAATTACTGCCCGCTGAGACCAGTGAACCAGAGAAGAACTGACTCTGGCCTGAATAAGGCCAACAGGCGGGAGGGGCAATGCGGGAGGCAGGCAGGGGGACAATTTGATTTCTCTGAGCCTGCCAGAGGAGCTGGGTGAAAATGGCAGATTGCGTCACTGtcctgggaggggctgggggcaggtaACCATGTTTGGGGATTCACTAACTACAGGggcagcagcatagcttagtggaaagaggaagggcttgggagtcagaggtcatgggttctaatcccggccctgccacttgtctgctgtgtgaccttgggcaagccatttaacttctctgagcctcaattacctcatctgtaaaaatgggggttgactgtgagtccctcatatctaccccagcacttagtacagtgcttgtcacatagtaagcacttaacaaataccattattattaggggcaaaagtttcttcctcttctcacctTTTTCTCTCTTGGTggagattggaaactccttactGGGGTCACCAGGGCCTTTGGTCCCACACACGGCTGACACCCGGAACTTGTAGAACTTCTCACGTATCAGTTCACTGATCGTATAGGTCTCCGTGTCCTTTCCTACCATCAGTTTTTGCCAGTCACTTTCTCCAGCCTCATCGGCTCCTTCGGCCTCCCGTCTGTACTCCACCCTGTACCCCGTGACTGCATTCACGTTTTCCTTCGGACGCTTCCAGCtgagggacacagtctctggtcccTTGAGAACTGCTGAAAAATCCTCTGGAGGGCCTATCGGTAGGGTCATCACACACTTATTGATCCTCTGGCTCCTCCACAACTCATACACGTCGGCGAATCTGAACTCATAGTTGGTGTCAcagtttaaattatttatttcaatcttctcttgtTTCCTGCCAACGATCATAGGGGTCCACTCGGAATCTCCAGATCTGTATTCTATGCAATAGCTCTTtaacccctctcttctctctccttctgtggtCAGTCTGAGCTGTATTCGGTTCGATCGGATCTCCTCGATCTTGGGGAAGGGGGGACAGGCCGGGGGCTCAAAATTCTTGCTAGCCAGGACTCCTCCAATGTGCAAGTAAATCGAAGCTCCTGGATTGTCCTTGTCTGAGATAGAAGCCACAATGAACCGAACTTTGCTTTGAGATTTGTTGACTTCAGCAAATTTGGAGAAGGCCACGACCAATTTCCGCAATCTCGCCTGGATTTCGTCTTGTTTGAACCACGGTGTTGAGTTCACTCCTTCACAGGCAGAGTCTGCCTGCTTGGTTTCCTCTACTTTCTGGTTGCGAAGCCAGCGATCCAACTCCCGCAGATACGGATCCTCTTTCTCCAACGAGGTGAGGGTAAACGTGACTAGCACGTCAATCTGGGGGTCGCGGGTCATCCGAGCCCGCTTGTTCTCGGAACTGACGACTTCCACCCAGTCCAGCAGAGACAGGTAGGAATCGACAAAGCCGACCTCTGCCTCGCTCTGATCCAGAAACCGGTTGAGGCTCCATTCGTTGAACGGAGAATCACCTCTTGCAGTCAACAGGTTTGCCAGGATCTCTTCCCCCGCACCCTCTCCTCGGATCTTGGGCAGAGTCGCCGATAAATCTTTCTGGAACCAGTGTTTGAATTGCTGGCACAGTTCACAAAACCTCTTGATCTTCTCTCCGAGGGTGGGGAACCTCGCCGCCTTGGTGGCCAACATGTCATTGCACCTGACGCAACAATCCATCAGCCCCTCCAGCGCTGCCTGCGCATCACTCACCAACATGTTACTGATCTCTCGGACCACCCTGGCCGCTTTGGAATCCAGCTTCGCCAGCGGGTATAGCCATACTTTCATGGGCACGGCCTTCTCCCCATTGGCCCCAAGCAGCCTGGGCAGGGAGGAGTAGACCTCTACGGCTTCGGTGTATGTCACTGGATTCTTCTCCAGAGCAAAGTCCCCGTAGAATGTGCAGTTGAATTTCTccaccttctttttttcttcatctTTCAGGTGGagggttccttcccctttgatgCTCACCGTAGGGATCTTTCGTATGGAGATGCTCAGGCTTCCCTTTATGTCCTGTTCACTCTCTGAAGAGGAGAATTCCTGGTCAAACACGAAAAAGGCCTGCGCTCCGAACAGGACTCCCGTCACCACATGGGTGGCGGTGCCCTGCTCGAACACTTCCGGATACTTGACGTTCTGCCTGCCTAAGTGCTTCATCGTCAGCTGCTTGAACTGGGTGGTGGTGGAGTAGTGGAGCGTGACCCGGGCCTGGTGCTTGGATTTCTTGGTGTCGTCCATGTAACTGGCCGATCCTCCCACCTCAACCAGCCCCGCCAGGAAACTTGCCTTCAGAGAGGCATTGACGTTGAGAGCGCTGGACTTGTcttccagggagtcagaggcgaTGACCCGGAATTCCGTCCGGTACTGCGCCTGGGAGTGCATGTCCTTTTCCGTGTCGTTGATGTTCCATAATGTAaagcctggggaaaaaaaaaacagttgtgAAGGACAGAACATGGCGAGCTGTAATCCTTCCtcttaacctccccagttctgAAATCAGAAGAGAACAATGTTCTCCAGATGTGGGCAGACTAAAGCCCCATTGACATAAGAGCTTTTCTGTCCCAGTAAaaaaattcatcagtggtatttgagtggttattatttgcacagcactgtactaagcaccaagtatagtacatagagttggtaaacatatgtctgctgtgtgaccttgggtaatttccttaacttctctgtgcctcagttacctcatctgtaaggtggggattcaatacctgctctccttcctatttagccctgagtgggacagaggctgtgtctgacctgattatcttgtatctcccccagtgcttagagcagttcttgacacCTAGTAGGCACTTGAAAAGTATtccaatcattattatcaccctgACTGCCTCCCTTTACTCACGGCCCACCCCGCAAGCCCCACAGCggctatgtacgtatctgtaatttatttatttatcttaaagttcgtttccccctctagtgagtaagctcattgtgggtagggaatgtgtttgttttattattgtgttgtactctcccaagcattcagtatagtggtctgcacaccgtaaacactcaataaatatgattgattattatttttgatTATTATTCTGGGCTTCACCACACACCTTCTCTGCAGGGTCTCCTTCAGGGGCTGTCCTTGTCCCCTGCCTCACCCCAACTATGCCAGCAAATTTTGGGGAGGGGTTAAGTATCTTTGCTGGTTTCCTCTCTTAGGATTAAACTATTTCCCCATTTCAGTTTCTGTAACTCTGAGCCCCAGCAGGCAAATCTTAAACTCTGtgggttccaataataataatagcaataataatgataataataataataatcatggtacttgttaagtgtttactatgtgctgagtgctgtccgaagcactgggttagatattcattcatttattcaattgtatttattgagcacttactgtgtgcagagcactgtactaagtgcttgggaagtacaagttggcaacatatagagatggtccctacccaacaacgggttcacagtctagaagggggagacagacaacaaaacaaaacgtgtggacagctgccaagttgtcagaacaaatagaattaaagctattatattatattaattatattaatataattagatataagttaatcaggttggacacagtctctgtcccacatagcgctcacagtctttatcctcattttccagacaagataactgaggaccagagaagtgaagtgacttgcccaagggcacatggcAGTAAGCGGGGgatccgggatgagaactcaggtccttctgacttccagggccgggctctgtccattaagccacactgcttccccataggTGTAGTGTCCCACCTTCTTTCTCTGAGCAGTTTTTGAATCCTGAGGACTGGAGCCCTTTCTTGACAACCAAGGGATCAAACCCAGAGGAACCGACTGCCACCCTAGGAGGGCAGGCTGAGTGCTTACCTGGGATAAAGCTATCATCTCGACAGTCATACAGCATCCCCAGTTGCAAGGGACGCCCCAGAGCCGGCATCTCAATGCGTTTAAGATCCATGTTCCTTCCAGGAGACGAGCAGGTCCTGACCTGAAACACACTCCCAGCAATGGCAGGATGTGGTCACAATCATCTCTCTTGGGCAAAAGCCAAACAGGAAAAGACAGCCTCCTTTGGCACCCCTTTTAGAGTGGAAACCCCAACTACAGTGGATAAGCTGACACAGGTTTTCCATGGGGATGGGTCTGGTGAAAAGGAAAATCATAGCCTTTGGGGCCACATCCATCAGGTACCTACAGGGCTAAAAGAGAAGATCGGAGAGAGATGGCAGGAGTTGAGGGGCTTGAACCAAGTAGGGATCAGGGGTTAGACGAGGCGAGTCACCGCCTAGGAGGTCCCAGGAAgaccagaggaagagagagaccagtgtggaagagagagaaggggcatcAGAGCCTCCTATCCCCATTcactgcagagggagaggaagaataagCCCAAACTTGAGTCTGCTACCTCTGCCTCCTCCCGGCCTTGCCCCGGAGCCCAGAGAATAAGGGTAGGGAGAAAGCTGAGATGTTGTTGCAAAgttcaatgagagagagagaaagagagagagagagaaagtgtgtgtgtgtgtatgtgtgtgtgtgtgtgcgtgtgcatgacTATGTGCTTGGATCATGCGGAGGAGTGGAGCCCAGAAAAGCAGGATGGAATGGCCAGAAAGTAACCTCCCGGCATCAAAGTAGCATTCCTGGCTCCTGAGCTGACTACAGCATGAATTtttgtgctttaaaaaaaatcatatttgttaattgATTCAGGAGCTTCCCAAGCCCTGAATACTactaaagccctggggtagatacaagctaatcaggttaaaaatagtccctgtcccacatagagcccaaagttccaaccccattttacagatgaaggaacagaggcacagcaaagttaagtgacttgtccaaggtcacatagcagacaagtggcagagtcgggattagaactcaggttcttctgattcccgggcctgtgctctatccgctagaccacactgctttttcagaactgaagatgtcctgaagcgaatgagagaggagaggtcGCTGGGTGATTGAAAGTACCCTCTGACAATGAAGCCCAAAGTCCTGAGCGTGGGTCACTTACTGAATTAAAAGACAGCACTGTGGGCAAGAACCAAGTCTGCTCTCACATACagttatgttggtatttgttaagtgcttaccctgagtcaatcaatcagtggtatttattgagagcctaccgtgtgcactgtaccaagcacttggaagagtacgacagaattggtagacatgtttcctgctcacaaggagcttaaactcaagcactgttcttagcactgaagTGCtacaagattcaagataatcaggttggacccagtccctgtcccacatgggattcacagtctaagaaggagggaggaggattcaacccccattttacagatggagcacagagaagtgaagtgatttccaccaggtcacacagcaaacagtggcagagtcgggattaaaacccaggtcctctgactcttaggcccagatcctttccaccaggccatgctgcttccctagctctTCTagttctcatctcctctcccactacaactgaaCACAagcgcttcactcctctaatgcctatctactcactgtgcctctatcttttCTAGCTCACTACcagcccttgcccccctcctccctctggcctggaattctcttccccttcatggccacagattatttatttatattaatgtctgtctccctgtctagactgtgagctcattgtggggagggaatgtgtctccctactctgttatattgctatattttcCTCTCGCCAGCAGttatcccagtgctctgcatgcagctagcgctccgtaaatatggctgattgattgaatgattgatgcctGACAgattacccctctccccaccttcaaagccctactaaaatcgtatctcccccaagagacttttctagactaagccctcacttctccaCCCTATTAgccccccttctgtgtcaactaGGCAATCCCGTCTATGACCCTGAAGTACTTTGATACATACCCTGTCTCCACTCTCACATAACCTATGTCCATATCCTGATAGTTGGCTGCTTCCCCTAATCGTAGTTCATTTCAGTgtgtgtctccccaactagattgtccATCTAGGTCATGAGGTCCAGGATTATGCCTACTGACTCtatcgtattgcactctcccaagagtttagtacagtactagaagcagcttggctcagagctcagaggaaaagagcacgggctttggagtcagaaggcatgggttcaaatccctcctctgccaattttcagctgtgtgactttgggcaagtcacttaacttctctatgcctcagttccctcatctgtaaaatggggattaagactgtgagccccccgtgggacaaactgatcaccttgtaccctccccagcgcttagaacagtgctttgcacatagcaagcacttaataaatgccatcatcattattattatgcaaacagtaagcactcaataaacaggacagatggatggatggatggacagatgggggAATGGGAAATGGAGCCTGCATGGAAAAATCCGCTTCCAGAAACAGGGAAATGCCCTTTCGGTTTCGGAAAATCGCAGCTCGGCCGGCCCCTTGTTTGCTTCCACTGAGTTCCTCTTGGACAAGGGACCCAATCCAAGTcccagagggggacagggatggggggagaaatAGGACAGgcggcagcagaagcagcagtgtCAGGATTCTCACCCTCCTCCTATAAACTCCCTTTCTTACGACTGCTGCTCTCTGAGCCTCTTTGGCCTGAAGCagcagcccctcccctccctgctgtgCCTGGTTTCCCCCGGTTTATGCACCCCAGGGGCTCAGCGGGTACCCCTCTCAACCCACGCAAGGTCCCAAACTCACCCTCGTATGGACAAGATCTCTAGCAAGAATCCGAAagagcttacctccttccgtaGCCAAACGACTTCCCGTAACTCCTCGGTTCTCATTCTGCTTTTACTTTCACTTCCCATTTCCCATGTCTGACATCAGTCAGCTGCTTACCCCTGCCTCCTATCAGCCTTAAACCCCACCAGAAGGAACAGAACCCGCCCCTCACCTGATATAATTACCTACCCCAGAATGACATGACTTGGCAAGAGGTGGGAAGCAAGGCAGTTAACTGGCTCACCCCAAAGTGGTGCCAGGCCTGTGGgagtctaagcactagggagaaaacagtgctctacacacagtaagcgttcaataaatacaattgaatgaatgaatgaatgaatgaatgaatgaatgaatgaatgaatgaatgagaggaggatCTGCACACCCCTCAGCCATTCCCTGAGGAGGCAAGAAAAACAAAGCACCCTGGCTCcctgaaagaagagaagaaggagacatCTGGAGGTTCTATGGGTCAGGGGGTGAAAAGAAGCCAGAAGAGAAAGTTAGGGACCCCCATAAGCAagagggaaaggtgggagagcAGCACAGCcccaaggagaaggaaggagaacagttcttcctaaaggaggaggaagaagaaggtaaAGACCCAGTTGAGGGCCGAGGGAGGCCACCTGGGGCCTCTGAGCAAGAGCTGGGAGAGATCCAGGGGACCCCGTGTTTCCCCAAATAAATTGAATCCAGCTCACCGTGCCCTAAATTAACTGGTTTCCGGAAGTGGGGTGCAGAGACCACGTACTTGGATGGCCATGTAGACGAGCATGAGAAGTGGGATGCATCAGTTGGCATGGACGCATACAGTCACAAGGATGGCACCAATATCtttatgcagcatggctcagtggaaagagaccgggcttgggagtcagaagtcatgggttctaattccgactccaccacttgtctgctgtgtgaccttgggtatgtcacttaacctctccgtgcctcagttacctcatcttgtaaaaatggggattaagaccgtttggttttgttctctgtctccgccttctagactgtgagcccactgttgggtagggaccgtctctatatgttgccaacttgtacttcccaagcgcttagtacagtgctctgcacacaggaagcgctcaataaatatgattgattgattgattgattgatagattcccagactgagcccccctccttcctgtccccttctccatactccccgccttacttccttcccttcccctcagcacctttatatatgtatatatgtttgtacatatttactactctatttatttactttacttgtacatatctattctatttattttattttgttaatatgtttggttttgttctctgtctcccccttctagattgtgagcccactgttgggtagggaccgtctctatatgttaccaacttgtacttcccaagcacttagtacagtgctctgcacacagtaagcgctcaataaatatgattgattgattgattgtatctaccgcagtgcttagaacagtgcttggcacatagtaagcgctcaacaaataccattattattattattatttgccaatccTTCCTCCAGTTAAAAATGCTCTTCAAAAATGCCACCCAACAGGGAGAGTGGTTTCATTACTACAATGGCCCTGATTGTAATGGTGCAAAGctcgactctgagcccactgttgggtagggactgtctttatatgttgccaacttgtacttcccaagctcttagtacagtgctctgcacacagtaagggctcaataaatactattggttgattgattgattccttaagATACCTGCAGCCCAGAAGTGGTCAGGGAAACACAAGCTTTCTTCATTCCTGCCATTTCAGGTCATAGTTCATTCTGAGTAATATGAATTATTATGTTTTTTGAGGTGGCAGCCCTCAGAAATTGGTTGATCCTGTTGCATCGGGCCACTTTCCTTGATAGTTCTCGCGCTGACTTGTTGCGGATTTTCAGAAATGGAAAGGGCATTTCCTGTTCCGGAATTCCGATTTTTCCACCCAGACTCCACATCCCCACATCCCAttcgtccatccgtccatccatccatccatccacctgtcCATCAACCCTCTTGCGGAGAGATTGCCGCTATCTAGTCCGACGCCTAGCACCGGCTCTTTTCCTTGCCTCACGGTTTGCCAGGGCAGCATTGGAAATCTAGAGGACAGGGGGGTCATTTTGTATTTGCATTTGGTTCAGAAGAAAAAGGAATTCTTTCCTTCGGGCCACAGGGTTTGGGATAGGCGAGCTAAATGTGCAATCTTTGGGCTATTCCCGATTTTCGGGAATGATTTAGGACACTGCCTCTAGCAGTCCACAAGGGGGAAGTGCCTGTTCGCTTTTCCCTGCTTTTGCCGCCATCGTGGACTTTTTCAGCATTCTCTGCCTAAATCACTCTTCTTTTGGCCCTAACACTGCCCTGGGAAATCATATGGGTTTTATTAATTGCCTCGGATGGGCTGGAGAGTGGGTAGtgatctctctgtgggcagggaacgtgtctaccaactctgctgttctctcccaagcacttagtacaatgttctgcccaccgtaagtgctcaataaatacccttcttgatgatgatgatggtgagtggGCGAAGTGGTGCAAAGCTAGTGATAGCTGGTTCTGGAGATACACCTCCTCTTCATCTGTTACTCTGAGATCCATCTGCAGGCCGGTCCAAAGGAGAATTGAGGTGACTGTCCCACCGTCTGCTGCCCTCAGatgatattttcattcattcagtcagtcatatttattgagcgcttaccgtgtgcagagcaccgtactaagcgcttgggaagtacaaatcggcaacatatagagccggtccctacccaacaacgggctcacagtctagaaggggggagacggacaaaaataccccaaaacaagtagataggtgtcaatatttTCAGAATCCTTGTTCTGCGATTGTGACCTGTCTTCTCCTGGAATGAAAATTCGGGTCTCGTTGACTTCTGAgtatcgctccctttgctctcccccgccccgccccccagcacttatgtatatatctgtaattctatttatttatattgatgcctgttcacttgttttgatgtctgtcccacctcctctagactgtaagcccggtgtgggcaggtattgtctctttttattgctcaatcttactttgcaagtgcttagtacaatgctctgcacacaagaagtgttcaataaatatgattgaatgaatgaacgtgtggcATTTTAATCATCATTAGCATCACTCACCTGGTCTGGGCAGCCAGCAATTCCAACCTCTAATCCTGGGGTTCCCTCCACTGTCCACCACGGGGAGGCAAGGTCCGCTTCTCAGGAGGTAACTGTCCTGGAGCAGAGCCAGCCCCAACGACCCTCATGGGGATAACAGAGTTAATAAATAGAACACGAAAACCTACAGGAAACTTTTTGCCTTTACTGATCATTTTTTCTGAATACTAGTCCTGCCGAACGTCCATTGGTTCAGTAGGGGGACGAAGCAAAAAGCTTGCTGGGAAATTTCACTTCCCCAGAACTGACACCAACCTATGCTCCTAGAAACCATTGGTACACCTGACAGAGGACTAGAAAGACGCTATCGCCAGTgaggacctccttcttgacatttCCCCTCAtccaggccttcctcctccccacagacaGCCACAACTCTCCAGTGCTGCAGTCCTGACATCCTGCTTCCATGACGTCAGCCCCTggacagggaggggtggggactcCTCTTTCCCAGCCTTGCAAGCTGGTCCCTATAGAAGACAGCACCTATGGAAGGTTTGTCTCTGTTCGTATCCTGAGGGAGGTTGAAACAACattattcttctcccactcatgcCAATCAAGATCTAACAGGATTTTTTTTCTGTCCCCCGACGCCTCACTGGCTCGCTTGTTTGTGGGTCTCATCAGATTTAGCAGATGTTTCCTTCCTTCCCGATTTGGCCTGTTATGGCTGACCGATTGTGGGGTGTTGTCACTCTtctaattatttattctgattgtaaATCCCTCGGGAAGAAACCAGCTCCGACAAGTTCATCTGTATTTTGCTGCCACTCAATAAACGTTTAGCAAGTTAACTGCCAGCTTTCTCAGATCTCAGCTCCTCAAATACCTGACTACAAGTTTCTCAAATTTTTCAAGAGAAAGTTTGAGCCCTAAGAGTCAATGCCTCACCCTTCCCCTCACTAGAAATCAAAATAATCCTTTAGTGTTCATTTAGCCACTCCTAAAACTTCCTCAGATTTGGAAGGGTACGTTTCATTCTTTAGACATTCAGCTGCTTCAGGCATCAGCTCCATTTGCAGGGCTGAGCATGTGTGATAGCGGCCAGGAAACTGCTAAGCAACTCAGCTTGCAGCAAGAAAAGCTGTCACGTTGAATTTTCAGAGAAACCAAGCTGAGGACCCATTCGTGATCACAGAGCTACTGCCATTGACAGCTTCGTCCTGGGCATGAACACTGTCAGCGGCATCTGTCTTTGAAAACACCCTGGAACCATTTCTTGAGGAATGTTATGGGATCTGGGCTGAAGTGATGGCAGGGAGTTAAATTAAattcatccatcatatttattgagcacctccggtgtgcagaaccctgtattaagagcttcggagagtacaattgagacagaagacatgatctctgcctttgaggagtttacgaTCTGACGGGATTTAATTAACTTCCAAAGAAGGTTggggagtctgtgagccctgttgaTAACTGTTGACTTAGCCCTCAACCTCAAATTGATGCTGGTGAAGAGTCTTGCAGATTGGCAAATACCTCAGCAACATCAACATCTCCCATTGGGCTTTTTTGAAGGTAACTCAGACTTACTATTTCTTCTcattattaatagtgataatgataataatagtatttggtaatcATTTATTCTATGCCAAgtacataatgagaagcagcagggcctagcagaaagagcacggttctgggagtcagaagacctgagttctaatccaggctctgacaactgctttctggatgaccttgggcaaatcacttaacttctctgtgcctcagttcccccgatgtaaaatggggattaaataccagttctccctccttcttagactgtgaaccccatgtgggacagggactgtgcctgacctcattaacttgtatctaccccagcgcttagaacagtgtttgacacatagtgagtgcttaacaaatatcattaaaaaaacactgtactaagttctggggtagatacaagacaatcgggttccatatggggctctcaatctaaggaggagggagaacaagtatgaatcgtggctcagtggaaagagcccgggctttggactcagaggtcatgggttcaaatcccagctctgccaattgtcagctgtgtgactttgggcaagtcacttgacttctctgtgcctcagttacctcacctgcaaaatggggattaagactgtgagccccatgtggaactacctgatcaccttgtaacctccccagcactaagaacggtgctttgcacatagtaagtgtttaataaatgtcaccattattattattattattaatccccattttacagataagggaaccgaggcacagagaagttaattgacttgccctggATTGCAAaatagatatgtggcagagccaggattagaacccaggtactctgattcccaggcctgtgctctttccaataggtcacgctTCTTCTAACTTCAGACCCTTTTGTTGCCCTAAGCCACTAGCTTTGTCCCTATtcaggacagggaagggggacagtagattgtaaactcctccacttgactgtaagcacctttagggcagggattgggtctatcaactctattgtaccttaCTGTGCTTTTCtcacaataagcgttcagtaaatatcactgatggagggaaggaaggggagattgAAAGGCGCAACCACCTTTGGGAGCTGTAGTCCACAGCAGTTGGATTTAAAGCAAAGAAGTCTGGAGATGTAACTCATCAAATCGGAGCCCGAGGCTCTGTTGTTATTCTGAAGATTTGGGCCAAAATCCAGAGAAGTGACAGGATCCACAGACTCTGTTAAGGATAATTTTCTCTCAAGTGAATTCACTGATTTCTCTGCTCCCTTTCAGGTAATCCAGCCTTCATTGTGGGTTCTTACAgcaactccaataataataacaacaataataataattgtggtatttattaagcagttactacatgccaggaactg is a genomic window containing:
- the LOC119936389 gene encoding stonustoxin subunit alpha-like isoform X1, with the protein product MRTEELREVVWLRKEVRTCSSPGRNMDLKRIEMPALGRPLQLGMLYDCRDDSFIPGFTLWNINDTEKDMHSQAQYRTEFRVIASDSLEDKSSALNVNASLKASFLAGLVEVGGSASYMDDTKKSKHQARVTLHYSTTTQFKQLTMKHLGRQNVKYPEVFEQGTATHVVTGVLFGAQAFFVFDQEFSSSESEQDIKGSLSISIRKIPTVSIKGEGTLHLKDEEKKKVEKFNCTFYGDFALEKNPVTYTEAVEVYSSLPRLLGANGEKAVPMKVWLYPLAKLDSKAARVVREISNMLVSDAQAALEGLMDCCVRCNDMLATKAARFPTLGEKIKRFCELCQQFKHWFQKDLSATLPKIRGEGAGEEILANLLTARGDSPFNEWSLNRFLDQSEAEVGFVDSYLSLLDWVEVVSSENKRARMTRDPQIDVLVTFTLTSLEKEDPYLRELDRWLRNQKVEETKQADSACEGVNSTPWFKQDEIQARLRKLVVAFSKFAEVNKSQSKVRFIVASISDKDNPGASIYLHIGGVLASKNFEPPACPPFPKIEEIRSNRIQLRLTTEGERREGLKSYCIEYRSGDSEWTPMIVGRKQEKIEINNLNCDTNYEFRFADVYELWRSQRINKCVMTLPIGPPEDFSAVLKGPETVSLSWKRPKENVNAVTGYRVEYRREAEGADEAGESDWQKLMVGKDTETYTISELIREKFYKFRVSAVCGTKGPGDPSKEFPISTKREKEKLTLDPETANKYLCLSQDNKSVEWIISPQKVSQNQKRFIGEAYVLGSTGFSSGQHYWEVEVEGKGLCKIGVAAESVERKSNQDHEETIWCLTICTPYHVLIHNEPHRNKKVPSVVGVLLDVDGGQVTFYNAETQEEIHTFHSSFKDKIFPFLGFLGLGSRLTLRP
- the LOC119936389 gene encoding stonustoxin subunit alpha-like isoform X2 — translated: MDLKRIEMPALGRPLQLGMLYDCRDDSFIPGFTLWNINDTEKDMHSQAQYRTEFRVIASDSLEDKSSALNVNASLKASFLAGLVEVGGSASYMDDTKKSKHQARVTLHYSTTTQFKQLTMKHLGRQNVKYPEVFEQGTATHVVTGVLFGAQAFFVFDQEFSSSESEQDIKGSLSISIRKIPTVSIKGEGTLHLKDEEKKKVEKFNCTFYGDFALEKNPVTYTEAVEVYSSLPRLLGANGEKAVPMKVWLYPLAKLDSKAARVVREISNMLVSDAQAALEGLMDCCVRCNDMLATKAARFPTLGEKIKRFCELCQQFKHWFQKDLSATLPKIRGEGAGEEILANLLTARGDSPFNEWSLNRFLDQSEAEVGFVDSYLSLLDWVEVVSSENKRARMTRDPQIDVLVTFTLTSLEKEDPYLRELDRWLRNQKVEETKQADSACEGVNSTPWFKQDEIQARLRKLVVAFSKFAEVNKSQSKVRFIVASISDKDNPGASIYLHIGGVLASKNFEPPACPPFPKIEEIRSNRIQLRLTTEGERREGLKSYCIEYRSGDSEWTPMIVGRKQEKIEINNLNCDTNYEFRFADVYELWRSQRINKCVMTLPIGPPEDFSAVLKGPETVSLSWKRPKENVNAVTGYRVEYRREAEGADEAGESDWQKLMVGKDTETYTISELIREKFYKFRVSAVCGTKGPGDPSKEFPISTKREKEKLTLDPETANKYLCLSQDNKSVEWIISPQKVSQNQKRFIGEAYVLGSTGFSSGQHYWEVEVEGKGLCKIGVAAESVERKSNQDHEETIWCLTICTPYHVLIHNEPHRNKKVPSVVGVLLDVDGGQVTFYNAETQEEIHTFHSSFKDKIFPFLGFLGLGSRLTLRP